The segment ACGTAATCGCCATCAGTGGCGAGACCTACAAAGTTTTTCTCATTTACGTGTCCAACGAATGAGCGCAAACAATGCGGATTATTAATGTTCCACATTTTTAACTGCGAATCGGTGCTTGCGGATACTATTTCCTCTTTGTTGATAAACTTAACGTACGAAACAGCTTTACGGTGGCCTTTAAATATGCACAATGCTTCCTTCATATTACGTAAATCATAATAGTGGACGCAATGATCAGCTGATCCAAATGCCAAATGGCACGAACTACGCGGATTAAATTTTACGCAACATACATTAGCTTTCGCTTCTAAAGAAGCAACGGAATGATCATTGTTCAGGGACCATAATTTGACTCGAGCATCGTCCGAACCTGATGCTATAAGCCTAGTGTCCACATCGTTGAAGTCGACGGACCAGCATCTCTTTTCATGTTCTTGAAACGCTTTTGTTCTTTGACCAGTTGCAGCGTCCCACACTGTCACAGTCCCCTCGTAATCGGACGACGCCAACATTCCTTTGTGAAAGGAATTCCATGAAACACACGATATTTTGGAGCTGGAAACCATTTCTACACAGGGATAGTGTATGTCCACTGTATCCCTTATTACAGCACTATAGTCGAATACTTTTATACGTTTTGTAACACCAGCTATTGCAAAGAATTCATTATCCTTATCAAATTCTATGCTCGAGACAATAgtggaattattaaaaatatccgACGAATAATTTAAAGTTGCCAATGGACGTAACGAATTGTATCTTGAAAATTTCACAAGATTTTCTCTAAAAACGTCAAGCCCTGAACTCGTGCCGTGCCATGTGTCACCCTGACCTTGAGGCTTATGTCCAAGAAGTAATTCTTTCGCACGAGAGTCGAAATAACATTGCACAAAATCGTCAAAATGAGCATGCATCCTTTTCCTACGTACAGCCAAGGTTGACCCAGCCGTGTATTCATTTTGTTTTTGGCTACCCGAGGGATTACCGAACGTATCGTTTCCAGATGTTCCAACAGTTTTTTCATTTGGTTTCACCATATTCGAATCTATTATGTCTATAAGGCCTATCATCTCTCTTCTAATAGCCGACACTTGCGCAGTATCATTTTCGCTTGATTTCTTCAAATCTTCTATTCTAGGACATTTGCTCTGAACGTCCCTTAATATATTTTCAACCTCTTCCATATCTTTTTTAATTAATGCTATCTCCTTTTGTAACTGCTTCTTTTGTTCTTCTTTCTGTTGCAATAAATGCGTTAAAAATTCATGCAGCAATTTGTTTTGTGCCGCACATGTTTCCGCTTCGAGCAAATGTTTCCTTTGGGTTAATACCTCTAACATTACATTTACGTCCGGTAAGGTGAGATTAGCACTTTCTGCGGCTACGATATCTCTTAATCCATCGTACGGCGGTAAAGATATATCTGTGCCTATTACTCTATGTCTACCATCGACCGTGTACGAAGATCCTAATTCAGCGAGACCTTTAATTCTAGTTTTGTATTTTGAAATTAGTTCGTGTAACAAAAAGTTTGGGAATATATCCTGTTGCGTTAACGTGTAGCTACATTTTGGACAACGCCCGTTAGCTTCCAGAGATTTTACAATACAACGATAACAAAACGTATGACCGCAACGCGTGATATGGGCTTCGTCGATTACCTCAAAACAAATAGGACAGAGATAATCGTTATTTTTATCTTCGAGTGTACTGCTAATCCTATGGAGAACATTTGTCGATTGGTGTTGTTTACTTATTCGACTACTACATTCACCCGCTCCCCCACTACTTCCAGCAGCACTATCATTTCCCAAGTTACTATCACTGATAGCTGACATTATTAttcttaattaaaattattgtatGCTATATTTTATATGGTATCGCTTAAAATATGTTTCTCAATTTTaacgtattttttaaatttcatgttGATCAAAGCCTCTTTTAAGCGTGTTAATAGTAATTttgattttgttaataatcagtttaaataaaattgttactTTCTGAATAATGCGTTTTTAAACTGATTCTATATAACAAAATATGTCTGGTAACTCCTTCTGTGCAGCGAGCTTTTTGCTTCATATCATGCGTACAATACCGTCTCTCAGTCTAGTCTCTCCTGAAACAATGAAAATAATGCCAGTGAGCTTGCGGGACATAAATTTCACTCAAATTCAAGAGTTTTGTTAACAGAAAATACTTTATGGAAAAATTGTTCTtttaaaacaacaaagaaaaagcAAATCTGAATATTATGTAAAGCTCAGGCAGCATTATGACAATTGTTTCAGGCTGGAACTATcaataaaacatttaaatattattaatgttagtccacataatttttaaaatcaaagtacaaaaataatatataaaattgtatCGTGTGTTACAATTTATGTTTATTGTGAGTTTTGTGTCGTTCTTTATGTAAAATGTTTATCTTTTCTACTAATCAAATATTTACGCAAAACGAGGAAAACACAGTCTAACGTttaccatacgatacttgtacctgaATATGAATATGCGTCTACAACCTGGTTTCACATATTGTGCAAAAAAAAGTGTGTTTCATAAAAAAGGATATTAACACAGATTTTACAcaaatacgtgatacaaaagaCGCAAATACAGTATGAAATATGTtataggttacgaaaataattacaaacttacaataaaatacttttttgtagttttCCTTTAACTAGTTCATCGTATTTCGCCGCCGTgggtgtcaataaaaccttgctaTCATCTTCTGTTTCATACACACCGAGCACCAATCCTTTCTGTTGGAAattgaaatattgtaaataaatgtcGATCGTAGAAATCTTTTAAGTATGTTAGAATGTACAATGGAATTTTAGCCTTGCAAAACAAGCGCATCTTTCgttaaaaatatgttttaccgtgaaaagaaaagaaacgaaacaGAATTATTAATACACATTGcgaaaattattcgaaatttcCACGTCTCGATAAAGCGTTTCTCGCCCCTTTCCCTTCTGAACGTTTTCGAAGACCAAGAAAATTCTTCGCTTCGATAGTTGCATAAAAATGGAAATATACCGTTTCTTTAATCAAAGAACAGCGACGAATACTTTCTAAGACATGAATGAACTATAATTACCTTCATGGTCGAGATGCAGGATAAGAAACGTAATTGCGAATTTCCGTATTGCAGACTCTTACCCCTGATAAGAGACAATGCCATAATTTGTTCAAGAGAGCATTTAGgttgatatatatatacgtatatctATATAGATACGTACAAATGTGTACGCATGTATGTACATATACGTGCACGTGTACGATTTTCCCCCAAAAGATACGATATCTAGCAACTTGGTCACCAATGTGTAGATCAGCAACTCTAGTATAccacaatttatttatttttgtattgccATCTGGCGGGGACTTCCAAGAATTACAAACAGATAATTTTAACGAGCTTACCGATAAAATCAGCATAACTTACACACACAGCGCTTAAAACGTCCAATCGTATTAAGGGGTTATCAGAAGTTATATAAGTCTGACCTTAAAACGAaggtttaattttattaatttgtctTGGTCGAACTATcgattcttttttaaattcttaTGGAAACTAGAATGTATGAATAAGTTTTAAAAAAAGTATCAaaagatattaaataattaaactaCAATCATCGGCGTCCATAAGGTGGCTTTCGATGTAACGCTTGCCGATGATCACGATgcatttaaaaaacaaatttaaataagtcTGTAACGTACATTAATTTGTTCCTATTTGACaattatacaaataaaataacaatCTTTGAAGTAGTGAGAAACattctttacaatttttttatccatagttttggttaataaaagataagataaatttttaaaaattcaattattaCGTACTACGAAAAATGTTTAAGcgtatcccattaaaatttcaattgaattaatatttgtaaaaattatatatacatagacctttaaaaaattttatttactacTAACGACCGGCCTTTTTCCACTTTACAATACTATTTGTCTtgtattatacatataattttttacaCAAGTAAAAAAGTAAAgtaaagtatttttatttatctttaAATACGTTTTACTTAAATATTATATGTACAATTATAATGTTAAATaatcatttaaaatttgttttaactTAATTATTTGTTAAGAAACTCCGCCATAGGATCGTCTTCGCGTTGTCGTTTCATTTGGAATGCTTCAATTTCTTCCAACGACAGTTCTTTCACTTCGTACATACTGTTGTAAGGACGTTTCCTTTCGTCTATCTGCAATAATCTTTCTGCTATCTTCTGAGTTTCTAATTCTTTTCGTAATGCTCGTTGCAATTCATCCTCACTTTGTACTTTATGTTTCCTTTCCTTATTCTTTCGCTTCTCCTTCTGTTTCCGTCTTTTATCTTTTTTCTTAGAAGATTTCGATTTTTTTATTATCTTTGGTTTTATTTCCTCTTCGTCGGATGAGCTATCGCTGCTCGGTGATTTTTCATTagatgaatttaatttttcatcgtCGAAACTTTGTTCTtcgttcgttatttttttactttCACCAATCGTGGCTTCGGATGCTCTTTTACCTGCTTCTCCGGTACAatacgaatttttaataaacgaaTGACAACATTTATAGCCCCATTTACCAGCTTGCCAATAAGATCCCCACACGGACGTATGGTTATTTGGAAATACATCTTCTTCGTATTTTGATCGAATCACTTGTCTATCCTGCCCTTTAATAATCTGTAAATCAATGTAACTTATACAATTCGTAGAATGTAACATATTTTAACGTTGTATAAATTTTAAAGCAAACATACTTTTCCATATCTAGAATATTCTACATATTGTTCTGTCTGTGCCAATAAAAGAGCGGATGGTAGAGCATCAAGATGCTCTTCGCCACCGTATCTATTAATTATACTTCCGCGAGCTTTGTCCTTCAATTCGTCACGCTTCTTATCATATTCCTGTTTGAGCAATTCCAATTTTGTGGGTTCAGCAAGTAAATGAACGTCAACGCCCCTTTCGTGTGCTTCCCATGCAAACAATTGAGCATTTGCATGCCGTTGCGTATCTCCCGAAAAACGCGCAAAATTTTCACCTTTGTAGTCCactctgtaattaaatatacttATTTAATTAAAAGAGGAAATTGTTTGCTCTATacattatataatttaaattccTACGAGGGTAATTACTCGTTCATATGGAACAAGATTATATTAGATTAAACTTCATATCTTAATCTTTGATTTCAATGTTTCAGCCAAtggtttaaattattaaatatacctACTTAAATCATACTTTTATACCATATGAAGGTTAATCAAATTTGCAAA is part of the Colletes latitarsis isolate SP2378_abdomen chromosome 10, iyColLati1, whole genome shotgun sequence genome and harbors:
- the LOC143346402 gene encoding E3 ubiquitin-protein ligase COP1-like; translated protein: MSAISDSNLGNDSAAGSSGGAGECSSRISKQHQSTNVLHRISSTLEDKNNDYLCPICFEVIDEAHITRCGHTFCYRCIVKSLEANGRCPKCSYTLTQQDIFPNFLLHELISKYKTRIKGLAELGSSYTVDGRHRVIGTDISLPPYDGLRDIVAAESANLTLPDVNVMLEVLTQRKHLLEAETCAAQNKLLHEFLTHLLQQKEEQKKQLQKEIALIKKDMEEVENILRDVQSKCPRIEDLKKSSENDTAQVSAIRREMIGLIDIIDSNMVKPNEKTVGTSGNDTFGNPSGSQKQNEYTAGSTLAVRRKRMHAHFDDFVQCYFDSRAKELLLGHKPQGQGDTWHGTSSGLDVFRENLVKFSRYNSLRPLATLNYSSDIFNNSTIVSSIEFDKDNEFFAIAGVTKRIKVFDYSAVIRDTVDIHYPCVEMVSSSKISCVSWNSFHKGMLASSDYEGTVTVWDAATGQRTKAFQEHEKRCWSVDFNDVDTRLIASGSDDARVKLWSLNNDHSVASLEAKANVCCVKFNPRSSCHLAFGSADHCVHYYDLRNMKEALCIFKGHRKAVSYVKFINKEEIVSASTDSQLKMWNINNPHCLRSFVGHVNEKNFVGLATDGDYVACGSENNALYVYYKGLTKQLFSYKFDAVRSILEIQERREEDLNEFVSAVCWRQMSNVVVAANSQGIIKILELV
- the Slu7 gene encoding pre-mRNA-splicing factor Slu7, producing the protein MANTLANVPVSKIIKNTSNFEDEPRKKSREDWRKAKELEEARKAGTAPAAVDEEGKDINPHIPQYISATPWYFGAQGPTLKHQRPQPEKQKQFSGIDEWYNRGVDASKVVTKYRKGACENCGAMTHKRKECMERPRKIGAKYTNADIAPDEFTQPELSMDYDGKRDRWAGYDPSEHKAIVEEYQKIEEAKRQMRAEKLNAEENDEQDSDKDEDKYVDEVDMPGTKVDSKQRITVRNLRIREDTAKYLRNLDPNSAYYDPKTRSMRDNPYIGTEREVDYKGENFARFSGDTQRHANAQLFAWEAHERGVDVHLLAEPTKLELLKQEYDKKRDELKDKARGSIINRYGGEEHLDALPSALLLAQTEQYVEYSRYGKIIKGQDRQVIRSKYEEDVFPNNHTSVWGSYWQAGKWGYKCCHSFIKNSYCTGEAGKRASEATIGESKKITNEEQSFDDEKLNSSNEKSPSSDSSSDEEEIKPKIIKKSKSSKKKDKRRKQKEKRKNKERKHKVQSEDELQRALRKELETQKIAERLLQIDERKRPYNSMYEVKELSLEEIEAFQMKRQREDDPMAEFLNK